In Chryseobacterium oranimense, a single window of DNA contains:
- a CDS encoding VOC family protein, translating into MANINPHVNFNGNAEEAFTFYRSVFGGEFTKIVRFKDLANDEFPVSEKEADKIMHIALPIGNTVLMANDVPEILGRTNENENRSKIVINAESKEEADKIFSGLSAGGQVEMPISDSPWGSYFGMFRDKYGIEWMIEFDSRS; encoded by the coding sequence ATGGCAAATATTAATCCACACGTTAATTTCAATGGTAATGCAGAAGAAGCATTCACCTTTTACAGGTCAGTATTTGGTGGAGAGTTCACAAAAATCGTTCGTTTTAAAGATCTGGCTAATGATGAATTTCCGGTATCAGAAAAGGAAGCAGATAAAATAATGCACATTGCTTTACCAATCGGCAACACGGTTTTGATGGCGAATGATGTGCCTGAAATACTGGGACGCACTAACGAAAATGAGAACAGAAGCAAAATTGTCATTAATGCAGAAAGCAAAGAGGAAGCGGACAAAATATTCAGCGGACTTTCGGCAGGCGGGCAGGTTGAAATGCCTATTTCCGACAGTCCATGGGGTTCTTATTTCGGTATGTTCAGAGATAAATACGGGATTGAGTGGATGATAGAATTTGACTCAAGATCATAA
- a CDS encoding SDR family oxidoreductase, translating to MKTALVTGANKSIGFEVVRQLAQKGIFVYLGSRNLKNGLEAVNTLKAEGINNVEAIELDITNDESVKNARTEIGEKTEVLDILINNAGIYGGYPQEALNAAIDQFKATYEANVFGVVRVTQTFIDLLKKSSEPRIVNVSSSQGSMTLHSDPSYKYYDYKGAVYLSSKSAMNMYTVVLAYELKNTSFKVNAVCPGFTKTDFNGHRGTGTLEDAGKRIVKYALIDKDGPTGKFFSEENNPETGEIPW from the coding sequence ATGAAAACAGCATTAGTAACAGGAGCTAACAAAAGCATTGGCTTTGAAGTTGTAAGGCAATTAGCTCAAAAAGGAATTTTTGTTTATCTCGGCAGCCGCAATTTAAAAAACGGATTAGAAGCCGTTAATACATTAAAAGCGGAGGGAATCAACAACGTAGAAGCCATTGAGCTTGATATTACTAACGATGAATCGGTAAAAAATGCCCGTACAGAAATTGGTGAAAAAACAGAGGTGCTGGACATACTTATCAATAATGCTGGTATTTATGGAGGTTATCCGCAGGAAGCTCTCAATGCAGCTATAGACCAGTTCAAAGCTACATACGAGGCAAATGTTTTCGGGGTGGTAAGAGTTACCCAGACGTTTATTGATTTATTGAAAAAATCTTCTGAACCTCGTATTGTCAATGTAAGTTCAAGTCAGGGTTCAATGACTTTGCACAGTGATCCGTCATATAAATATTATGACTATAAAGGAGCCGTTTATCTTTCCTCAAAATCAGCAATGAATATGTATACGGTTGTGTTGGCTTATGAGCTGAAGAATACTTCTTTTAAAGTAAATGCAGTCTGTCCCGGATTTACTAAAACAGATTTCAACGGGCATAGAGGAACAGGAACTTTAGAAGATGCCGGAAAGCGAATTGTAAAGTATGCTTTGATCGACAAAGACGGTCCGACCGGAAAGTTCTTTAGCGAAGAAAATAATCCTGAAACAGGAGAAATACCCTGGTAA
- a CDS encoding AraC family transcriptional regulator produces the protein MDGQQQNTSQKPAEKTDSIKVISNENPYPSGDILQKLLQPRKLTSYFIIFIESGSITYHLDLQEITLIDGDLLFAMPNQVFTPPPKTDNLKYFKLLFDENTLVLLPQQFPFLVNPLNSQTIIFDDSARQRVKKGFEILNQILYVDKQQTDTEIILAYMNSLLVELNSAYFKNKEPIHILNTNLSKFIEFKLAVETHLTEQPSINAIAEKLALSTNSLYRIVKEYSGVSPKDFLTNRLIIEAQRKLHYSKLSVKELAYELGFNDPDYFSRLFKKCTGKNVSEVLETRQDLSGK, from the coding sequence ATGGATGGGCAGCAACAAAACACTTCTCAAAAACCTGCAGAAAAGACAGATTCTATAAAAGTCATTTCTAATGAGAACCCTTATCCCTCCGGAGATATTCTGCAAAAATTACTTCAGCCGCGCAAACTGACTTCGTATTTCATTATATTTATTGAAAGCGGTTCCATTACATACCATCTGGATCTGCAGGAAATTACCCTTATAGACGGAGATCTGCTTTTTGCAATGCCTAATCAGGTTTTTACACCGCCTCCTAAAACAGACAATCTTAAATATTTCAAGCTGTTATTTGATGAAAATACATTGGTCTTATTGCCACAGCAATTTCCTTTTTTAGTTAATCCTTTAAATTCCCAAACCATAATTTTTGATGATTCAGCAAGGCAAAGGGTAAAAAAGGGTTTTGAAATTTTAAATCAAATACTTTACGTAGATAAACAGCAGACGGATACTGAAATAATATTGGCGTATATGAATTCGTTATTAGTGGAACTGAACAGTGCTTATTTCAAAAATAAAGAGCCAATCCATATTTTAAATACGAATCTTTCAAAATTTATTGAGTTCAAATTAGCGGTGGAAACACATCTTACAGAACAGCCTTCCATCAATGCAATTGCTGAAAAGCTGGCTTTAAGCACCAACAGTTTATACAGGATTGTAAAAGAATATTCGGGTGTTTCGCCTAAAGATTTTTTAACCAATCGTTTAATTATAGAAGCACAGCGGAAACTTCATTATTCGAAACTTTCTGTAAAAGAATTAGCTTATGAGCTGGGCTTTAACGACCCTGACTATTTCTCACGCCTTTTCAAAAAATGTACAGGAAAAAATGTGAGCGAGGTTCTGGAAACCCGGCAGGATTTGTCAGGAAAATAA
- the def gene encoding peptide deformylase yields the protein MKKISFLFILFIGFINAQKLTSNEISLINQGEISTALPIYQTTDVHQHKTLLNLSTEIDPVDPHTATLVKRMKESLLSTDGGVGIAAPQVGINRKVIWVQRFDKEGNPLEYFINPVIVWRSELQNLGPEGDLSIPEFRDQFYRSKVIQLEYVDLKGQKYSEIVEGFTAVIFQHEIDHLFGILISDKKEKEKNDSYKRVDAFKRSNSTTR from the coding sequence ATGAAAAAAATATCTTTTCTGTTCATCTTATTCATCGGCTTTATCAATGCCCAGAAACTTACATCAAACGAAATTTCACTGATCAATCAGGGAGAAATCAGCACGGCATTGCCCATTTACCAGACCACAGATGTACATCAGCACAAAACTTTACTCAACCTTTCTACAGAAATAGATCCGGTTGATCCTCATACGGCAACTTTAGTGAAAAGAATGAAAGAATCTCTTCTTTCAACGGATGGCGGAGTAGGAATTGCAGCGCCACAGGTCGGAATCAACAGGAAAGTGATCTGGGTTCAGCGTTTTGATAAAGAAGGAAATCCTTTGGAATATTTCATTAACCCTGTGATTGTCTGGAGATCAGAACTACAGAATCTTGGTCCGGAAGGAGATTTATCCATTCCTGAATTCAGGGATCAGTTCTACAGAAGTAAGGTAATCCAGTTAGAATATGTAGATTTGAAAGGGCAGAAGTATTCCGAAATTGTAGAAGGCTTTACTGCCGTAATCTTTCAGCATGAAATAGATCATCTCTTCGGAATCCTGATTTCTGATAAAAAGGAAAAAGAAAAGAATGATTCTTATAAAAGGGTAGATGCTTTTAAAAGGAGTAATTCAACGACGAGGTAA
- a CDS encoding ChaN family lipoprotein gives MKNIFIAILLVVFCSLSGQGLKAYQFYDKKGKEIKTDKLVKELAEYDVVFFGENHNSSINHWLQLKVTEGLFEKKNGQIILGAEMFERDNQEQLNQYLNGKFDAKTLKDSARLWNNYATDYKPLVDFAKTKKLNFIATNIPRRYASQTAKEGLESLNKLSAQEKTYIAQLPIKVTLDTPGYQEMKAMMGDHAEGTKVMNFISAQATKDATMAESILKNIQAGKTFIHYNGNYHSKEFGGIYWYIKQKNPNLKMAVISVFESEDPELKVPAKDYIPTDFNLIIPVDMTKTF, from the coding sequence ATGAAGAATATTTTCATCGCCATTTTACTGGTAGTTTTTTGCTCATTAAGCGGGCAGGGTCTTAAGGCTTACCAGTTTTATGACAAAAAAGGGAAAGAAATAAAAACCGATAAACTGGTTAAAGAGCTGGCTGAGTATGATGTGGTTTTCTTTGGCGAAAATCATAACAGCTCTATCAATCACTGGCTTCAGCTGAAGGTGACTGAAGGTTTGTTTGAAAAAAAGAACGGGCAGATTATTCTGGGAGCGGAAATGTTCGAAAGAGATAATCAGGAGCAGCTGAATCAGTATTTAAATGGAAAGTTTGATGCTAAAACGTTGAAAGACTCAGCCCGTTTATGGAACAATTATGCGACAGACTACAAACCTCTGGTTGATTTTGCCAAAACCAAAAAGCTGAACTTCATCGCGACCAATATTCCAAGAAGATATGCCTCCCAAACTGCAAAAGAAGGTCTTGAATCTTTAAATAAATTAAGTGCTCAAGAGAAAACCTATATTGCCCAGCTTCCAATTAAGGTAACACTGGACACACCGGGATATCAGGAGATGAAAGCCATGATGGGCGACCATGCAGAAGGAACCAAAGTGATGAACTTCATTTCAGCACAGGCTACAAAAGATGCTACCATGGCCGAATCGATTCTGAAAAATATACAGGCCGGAAAAACTTTCATTCACTACAATGGAAACTATCACAGCAAAGAATTCGGTGGAATTTACTGGTATATCAAACAGAAAAACCCGAACCTTAAAATGGCCGTAATTTCTGTCTTTGAATCGGAAGATCCGGAGCTTAAAGTTCCCGCAAAAGATTATATCCCTACAGATTTCAACCTGATTATTCCGGTGGATATGACGAAGACATTTTAA
- a CDS encoding hemin-degrading factor, protein MSTLVNDLKEKWEALKTENPHIRIRNAASQLGVSEAELLATSIGEGVTVLKPEFPAILTEAEKLGKVMALTRNDECVHERKGTYQNGDFSSPHAQLFVGEDIDLRIFLNHWKSAFAVVEGDKKSLQFFGKDGLALHKIYLTKNSDEAAFDAVVEKFKAEDQNQPLTIEVVAPKSPEKADSEIDAEGFKKVWTELKDTHDFFMMTRKFGVSRTQALRLAPEGFAKKIDNSKVVNVLEDASEKNIPIMVFVGNRGIIQIHTGNVKKTLWHQQWFNVMDPDFNLHLDVTKIAEAWIVKKPTEDGEVTAIEVFNKEGDFIVQFFGKRKPGIPELQEWKDLVAELEK, encoded by the coding sequence ATGAGCACATTAGTTAATGATTTAAAGGAAAAATGGGAAGCTCTGAAAACAGAAAATCCACACATCAGAATAAGAAATGCCGCATCACAGCTTGGCGTGAGTGAAGCTGAACTATTGGCAACAAGTATAGGCGAAGGAGTAACAGTACTTAAGCCGGAATTTCCTGCTATTCTTACCGAAGCAGAAAAACTAGGCAAAGTAATGGCTCTTACCCGTAACGATGAATGCGTTCATGAAAGAAAAGGAACTTACCAGAACGGCGATTTCAGCAGTCCGCATGCCCAGCTTTTCGTAGGAGAGGATATTGATCTTAGAATATTCCTTAACCACTGGAAATCAGCATTTGCAGTTGTGGAAGGTGATAAAAAGAGTCTTCAGTTCTTCGGAAAAGATGGTCTGGCCCTTCATAAAATTTATCTCACAAAAAACAGTGATGAAGCTGCTTTCGATGCCGTTGTGGAAAAATTCAAAGCTGAAGATCAAAACCAGCCTTTAACGATTGAAGTTGTAGCTCCGAAATCTCCTGAAAAGGCAGATTCCGAGATCGATGCTGAAGGATTCAAAAAAGTATGGACAGAATTAAAAGATACCCACGATTTCTTCATGATGACCAGAAAATTCGGGGTAAGCAGAACCCAGGCATTGAGGCTGGCTCCAGAAGGATTTGCTAAAAAAATTGACAATTCCAAAGTAGTCAATGTTCTGGAAGATGCCTCAGAAAAGAATATCCCGATTATGGTATTCGTAGGAAACAGAGGAATTATCCAGATTCACACCGGAAATGTGAAGAAAACACTTTGGCACCAGCAGTGGTTTAATGTAATGGACCCGGATTTTAACTTACACCTGGATGTTACGAAAATTGCTGAAGCATGGATCGTTAAAAAACCTACGGAAGACGGGGAAGTAACGGCTATTGAGGTATTCAATAAAGAAGGAGATTTCATTGTTCAGTTCTTCGGAAAAAGAAAGCCCGGAATTCCTGAGCTGCAGGAGTGGAAAGACCTTGTGGCAGAATTAGAGAAATAA
- a CDS encoding class I SAM-dependent methyltransferase → MEKDELKILAQNLANPQGEKGIEIGEMMNATNISMTLESIKTLLIEDNEHILEIGHGNAGHLKNILSRAQNLKYTGVDISETMHNEARKLNNSFENQAEFVLYEGKKLPFEDKTFDKIFTVNTVYFWEEPIEFLNEIYRVLKKDGTFVLTFGQRKFMETLPFTEYDFTLYSNSEMEQLVSQSHFKRMKISEKEEDIPSKSGNETIHRIYTVLTIKK, encoded by the coding sequence ATGGAAAAAGATGAATTAAAAATCCTGGCTCAGAACCTTGCCAATCCGCAGGGAGAAAAAGGAATAGAGATTGGCGAAATGATGAATGCCACCAACATCAGCATGACGTTGGAAAGCATCAAAACGCTTTTAATAGAAGATAATGAACATATCCTTGAAATAGGGCACGGAAATGCCGGACATCTGAAAAATATTTTAAGCAGAGCCCAAAATCTGAAATATACAGGAGTTGATATTTCCGAAACCATGCACAATGAAGCCAGAAAGCTGAATAATAGCTTTGAAAATCAGGCAGAATTTGTTTTGTATGAAGGTAAAAAGCTGCCTTTTGAGGACAAAACCTTTGATAAAATATTTACTGTTAATACCGTTTACTTCTGGGAAGAACCTATTGAATTTCTCAATGAGATCTACAGGGTTTTAAAGAAAGACGGGACTTTCGTTCTGACTTTCGGACAGAGAAAATTCATGGAAACACTTCCTTTCACGGAATACGATTTTACACTATACAGCAACAGCGAGATGGAACAGCTTGTTTCCCAAAGCCATTTCAAGAGAATGAAAATTTCCGAAAAAGAAGAAGACATACCAAGCAAATCAGGAAACGAGACTATACACAGAATTTATACAGTTTTAACCATAAAAAAATAA
- a CDS encoding heme ABC transporter ATP-binding protein, with protein MIKAHQINYLHRNFHILDGVDVSLDYGEFLAIVGPNGAGKSSLLSILANEVKGKQKIVFKDKPITDWEVRELSRHKSKFSQHNSNEIPLQVKDVVMMGRYPYFDTQPAKEDLEAMNNMMYETDIFHLKDRDYNTLSGGEKQRVHLSRVMAQLQNEIAHKLVFLDEPLNNLDIKHQYKALEIIKNFTGKANSAIVVMHDLNLAAQFADKILLMKSGKVSAYGTPEEVFTAHNISQAYNFPCTICGHPITNNPMIIFG; from the coding sequence ATGATAAAAGCGCATCAGATCAACTATCTCCACAGGAATTTCCATATTCTTGACGGCGTTGATGTCTCTTTGGATTATGGAGAATTTTTAGCGATTGTAGGACCGAACGGAGCCGGTAAATCCAGCCTTCTCAGTATTTTGGCCAATGAAGTAAAAGGAAAACAGAAAATTGTATTTAAAGACAAACCCATTACCGATTGGGAAGTAAGGGAATTATCCAGGCATAAATCCAAATTTTCCCAGCATAATTCCAATGAAATTCCCCTGCAGGTAAAAGATGTTGTTATGATGGGCAGATATCCTTACTTCGATACCCAGCCCGCAAAAGAAGACCTTGAAGCCATGAACAATATGATGTACGAAACAGATATTTTTCATTTGAAAGACAGGGATTACAATACTTTATCCGGCGGAGAGAAACAGCGTGTACATCTGTCAAGAGTAATGGCGCAGCTGCAAAATGAAATTGCCCATAAGCTGGTTTTTCTGGATGAACCCCTGAATAATTTAGACATAAAACACCAGTATAAAGCGCTGGAAATTATTAAAAATTTTACCGGAAAAGCCAACAGCGCTATTGTCGTGATGCATGACCTTAACCTTGCAGCCCAGTTCGCGGACAAAATTTTATTAATGAAATCAGGAAAGGTTTCTGCATACGGAACACCGGAAGAAGTATTTACGGCTCACAATATCAGCCAGGCGTACAATTTCCCGTGCACCATCTGCGGACACCCGATTACCAATAACCCAATGATCATTTTTGGATAA
- a CDS encoding FecCD family ABC transporter permease yields the protein MRTQSKLYFYLIVSALLLVILAVVALYTGVYDFNGASPFSVLGQLIKGDPGLALNDKYVIWDVRAARIIMAILIGSMLAVSGTSLQGLFKNPLATGEAIGLTSGATLLAAIAIVLGGHFKQYLPEVVQFSLVGISAFLGALLAMMLVYRISTSAGKTNVVMMLLSGVAITSIGFSITGFLIYISKDEQLRDLTFWNMGSLAAATWTKNIVLTVVLIISYIVLLPKGKALNAMMLGEKDAEHLGINVEKLKKQIVIITSLMVGTCVAFSGTIGFIGLIVPYILRLLFKSNYVFILPLSAVLGSILLLTADTISRSIVAPSELPIGILTSLIGGPVFIAILIKFKKSL from the coding sequence TTGAGAACACAAAGTAAACTTTACTTTTATCTTATTGTAAGTGCCCTGCTGCTGGTCATTCTGGCAGTTGTGGCACTATATACCGGTGTTTACGATTTTAATGGAGCATCACCGTTCAGTGTTTTAGGACAGTTGATCAAAGGAGATCCCGGTTTGGCCTTAAACGATAAATATGTAATCTGGGATGTAAGAGCTGCGAGAATCATCATGGCCATACTGATAGGGAGTATGCTGGCCGTTTCCGGGACAAGCTTGCAGGGTTTATTCAAAAATCCCCTGGCAACGGGAGAAGCGATAGGCCTAACTTCAGGAGCAACCTTACTGGCAGCCATTGCCATTGTTTTGGGAGGCCATTTTAAGCAGTATCTTCCTGAAGTAGTTCAGTTTTCATTAGTGGGAATTTCAGCATTTTTAGGAGCTTTGCTGGCTATGATGCTGGTGTACAGGATTTCTACCAGTGCAGGGAAAACCAATGTTGTCATGATGCTGTTAAGCGGGGTTGCCATTACCTCAATAGGCTTTTCCATTACCGGATTCCTTATCTACATTTCAAAAGATGAGCAGTTAAGAGATCTTACCTTCTGGAATATGGGAAGCCTTGCCGCTGCTACATGGACGAAGAATATTGTTTTAACGGTTGTTTTAATCATTTCATACATCGTTCTGCTTCCAAAAGGGAAAGCTCTGAATGCAATGATGCTGGGAGAAAAAGATGCGGAACACTTGGGAATCAATGTTGAAAAACTGAAAAAGCAGATTGTAATCATTACCTCGCTGATGGTAGGGACCTGCGTTGCGTTTTCAGGGACAATTGGCTTTATAGGACTTATTGTTCCTTATATTTTAAGGCTTTTATTCAAGTCCAATTATGTTTTCATTCTGCCGTTGTCAGCAGTTTTGGGAAGTATTTTACTTTTAACTGCCGATACCATCAGCAGAAGCATTGTAGCCCCTTCGGAACTGCCGATCGGTATTTTGACCTCCCTGATCGGAGGGCCTGTTTTTATTGCTATTTTAATTAAATTTAAAAAATCACTCTAA
- a CDS encoding hemin ABC transporter substrate-binding protein has protein sequence MKKLILAASILMAVYSCKKAEGAKTENTTETSSEAPKSNNKIVTLSGGITEIVSALGHEKEIVGTDVTSTYPATLKATAKDLGHVRSMTIEPIMAVSPTLILASDKDINPDLLGKIKSSGIQAEVFKQEYTIEGTKKLIADVAKAIGNTDYQKLNDKIDADLKQIQPIAKKPKVLFIYARGNMLMVSGKNTPMASLIGLAGGENAVNDFEDFKPLTPEAVVKANPDILFFFETGLQGAGGNEGALKMPGVAQTNAGKNKKIIAMDGGLVSGFGPRLGEAAVELNKLLIENTK, from the coding sequence ATGAAAAAATTAATCCTTGCAGCTTCCATTCTGATGGCAGTTTATTCTTGCAAAAAAGCAGAAGGAGCTAAAACAGAAAATACAACAGAAACATCTTCTGAAGCCCCAAAATCCAATAACAAAATCGTTACCCTGAGCGGTGGAATTACAGAAATTGTAAGTGCATTAGGCCACGAAAAAGAAATTGTAGGAACAGATGTTACCAGTACCTATCCTGCAACATTAAAAGCTACAGCTAAAGATCTCGGACACGTAAGATCAATGACCATAGAGCCGATCATGGCGGTAAGCCCTACTTTGATTCTGGCTTCAGATAAGGACATTAATCCGGATTTATTGGGTAAGATCAAGTCTTCAGGAATCCAGGCTGAGGTTTTCAAACAGGAATATACAATAGAAGGAACTAAAAAACTGATTGCTGACGTAGCCAAAGCTATTGGAAATACAGATTATCAGAAATTAAACGATAAAATCGATGCTGATCTGAAACAAATTCAGCCGATCGCTAAAAAACCAAAAGTATTGTTCATCTATGCAAGAGGAAATATGCTGATGGTTTCAGGTAAAAATACACCTATGGCCTCATTAATTGGTCTTGCAGGCGGTGAAAATGCCGTAAACGATTTCGAAGATTTCAAGCCACTGACACCGGAAGCCGTTGTGAAAGCCAATCCGGATATCCTGTTCTTCTTTGAAACAGGCCTTCAGGGTGCCGGAGGAAACGAAGGAGCTCTTAAAATGCCGGGCGTGGCACAAACCAATGCCGGGAAAAATAAAAAGATCATCGCGATGGACGGAGGATTGGTTTCAGGTTTCGGACCGAGACTGGGAGAGGCTGCAGTTGAACTAAACAAACTTTTAATTGAGAACACAAAGTAA
- a CDS encoding HmuY family protein, protein MNYLKIFALFSAIALQSCLSADEDPVPAPPITGSVVEVKSGGATEPNQVWIDLSDYEKPSVNKRTDWDLGFYSGDGFHVVINGSIAMTVAKIPNKTDIKTVTEADVSALKGSAAVGTFDPANMQFIDHPDGNFLTQTSGIEPVKENDAENPVYLLNLGRDIPSPDNIGPGSVSLSGAARGWKKIQILRALNGYKIRYADIGNTTSYTEYFIPKDTDYNFTYFSFNTGTTVKIQPKKKNWDLGFTTFTNEVFTAPGVSAGSYFFADFIVTNTLNGVGVYQVTPAGNLDQAYNSFKLGDIDQSKFVFNDQRALGDKWRTTTGTTDNPQPHVYADRFFVLKDAEGFYFKLRFNTMKSEDGHRGTTNFEFDPL, encoded by the coding sequence ATGAACTATTTAAAAATATTTGCTCTTTTTTCAGCTATTGCTTTACAGTCCTGTCTTTCAGCTGATGAAGATCCTGTTCCTGCACCTCCGATTACCGGATCTGTAGTAGAAGTAAAATCAGGAGGAGCTACAGAACCGAATCAGGTCTGGATAGATTTAAGTGATTATGAAAAACCATCTGTTAATAAAAGGACAGACTGGGATCTCGGTTTCTACAGCGGAGATGGTTTCCATGTAGTGATTAACGGGTCTATTGCCATGACAGTGGCAAAAATTCCTAATAAAACGGACATAAAAACAGTAACAGAAGCAGATGTTTCAGCCCTTAAAGGAAGCGCAGCGGTAGGAACATTTGATCCAGCCAATATGCAGTTTATCGATCATCCTGACGGGAATTTCCTTACACAGACTTCAGGAATTGAACCGGTTAAAGAAAATGATGCTGAAAACCCCGTTTACCTTTTGAATCTGGGAAGAGACATCCCATCTCCGGATAATATCGGACCAGGCTCCGTGAGTTTGTCAGGCGCTGCCAGAGGCTGGAAAAAGATCCAGATTTTAAGAGCGTTGAACGGATACAAAATACGTTATGCAGATATAGGAAATACAACAAGCTACACTGAATATTTTATCCCGAAAGATACAGATTACAATTTTACCTACTTCAGTTTCAATACAGGGACCACGGTAAAAATTCAGCCTAAGAAAAAAAATTGGGATTTAGGCTTTACCACATTTACCAATGAAGTGTTTACAGCCCCCGGAGTCAGTGCCGGAAGTTATTTTTTTGCTGATTTTATTGTTACAAATACCCTTAATGGAGTAGGCGTATACCAGGTCACTCCGGCAGGGAATCTTGATCAGGCTTACAACTCCTTTAAATTAGGAGATATAGATCAGTCAAAATTTGTATTTAATGACCAGAGAGCTCTTGGTGACAAGTGGAGAACTACCACGGGAACTACAGACAATCCTCAGCCCCATGTATATGCTGACCGTTTTTTTGTTCTGAAAGATGCTGAAGGATTTTACTTTAAGCTGAGATTCAATACCATGAAAAGCGAAGACGGACACCGCGGGACCACCAATTTCGAATTTGACCCTTTATAA